One part of the Nostoc sp. PCC 7120 = FACHB-418 genome encodes these proteins:
- a CDS encoding glycosyltransferase family 4 protein, protein MTSSPSDLLKLLMLSTPVGAIGSGIGGGVELTLSNISQEMIRRGHSVKIVAPQGSIVKNVPVLEIAGEVQTPAQTQTRDEPIILPKNSVLANMWDYAHQVQSDYDLIVNFAYDWLPLYLTPFFSCPIAHLISMGSLTDAMDSIIEQVATNFPETIGVHTLSQAQTFTFADKCRCLANGMDLSIYQFCAQPSDFLAWVGRIAPEKALEDAVAAAKITGIPLKIFGFKQNEQYWQDICQKYADAPIIYRGFLPTEELQQELGQCRALLVTPRWVEAFGNVAIEALACGVPVIAYRRGGLTEIVKNGETGFLVEPDSVDGLVNAIRSLDKIDRRACRQQAELEYSQQAMGDRLEYWFRDIVNYPH, encoded by the coding sequence ATGACTTCATCTCCAAGCGACTTACTAAAGTTGCTCATGTTATCTACTCCTGTGGGTGCGATTGGTTCAGGTATTGGCGGTGGGGTAGAACTCACTCTCAGCAATATTTCCCAGGAAATGATTCGGCGCGGTCATAGTGTCAAAATCGTCGCTCCTCAAGGGTCGATAGTGAAAAATGTACCTGTTTTAGAAATTGCTGGGGAAGTGCAAACACCAGCCCAAACCCAGACTCGTGATGAGCCGATTATTCTCCCAAAAAATTCTGTCTTGGCGAATATGTGGGACTATGCTCACCAAGTGCAATCTGATTATGATTTAATTGTCAACTTTGCTTATGATTGGCTGCCTTTATATTTAACTCCATTTTTTAGCTGTCCCATCGCTCATTTAATTAGTATGGGTTCTTTGACTGATGCAATGGATTCCATCATTGAGCAAGTTGCAACTAATTTTCCCGAAACTATTGGTGTACATACCCTCTCTCAAGCACAGACATTCACCTTCGCGGATAAATGCCGTTGTCTAGCCAATGGGATGGATTTATCTATTTATCAATTTTGCGCCCAACCGAGTGATTTTTTAGCTTGGGTAGGGAGAATCGCCCCAGAAAAAGCTTTAGAGGATGCAGTCGCAGCAGCCAAAATTACGGGTATTCCCCTGAAAATTTTTGGATTCAAGCAAAATGAACAATACTGGCAGGATATTTGTCAAAAATATGCAGACGCTCCAATTATATATAGAGGATTTTTGCCTACAGAGGAACTGCAACAGGAATTAGGTCAATGTCGGGCGTTATTAGTCACGCCTCGTTGGGTGGAAGCCTTTGGTAATGTGGCGATTGAGGCTTTAGCCTGTGGTGTACCAGTGATAGCTTATCGTCGTGGGGGACTCACGGAAATTGTCAAAAATGGGGAAACGGGTTTCTTAGTAGAGCCAGATAGTGTTGATGGGTTAGTGAATGCGATAAGAAGCTTAGATAAAATTGATCGCCGTGCTTGTCGCCAACAGGCAGAGTTAGAATATTCTCAACAAGCAATGGGCGATCGCCTAGAGTATTGGTTTAGAGATATTGTGAACTACCCACACTGA
- a CDS encoding class I SAM-dependent methyltransferase: MQTLPKPSFLNGYWQNSFNLKQHIQEFLNIDAETLETKLEFSQQQMAELGHKDFDWEKATAFYRDKVRESYLFELGAWHLTSQDYIGDTLRLVADYSQGRVLDFGGGIGTHAIGAALCPQVEQVIYCDINPINRDFVKYRAEKLGLNEKITFCLEVPPQENFDTIISFDVLEHLPDPSLQLINFYEILNNEGKIILNWCFFKGFNQEYPFHIDDHQVIEQFFKILQTKYLELFQPYNITARCYRKWR; the protein is encoded by the coding sequence ATGCAAACATTACCTAAGCCATCATTTTTAAATGGTTACTGGCAAAATTCATTTAACTTAAAGCAGCATATACAGGAGTTTTTAAATATAGATGCAGAAACGCTAGAAACAAAGTTAGAGTTCAGTCAGCAACAAATGGCTGAATTGGGTCACAAAGATTTTGACTGGGAAAAAGCCACAGCTTTTTATCGTGACAAAGTACGGGAATCTTATTTATTTGAATTGGGTGCATGGCATTTAACTAGCCAAGATTATATAGGCGATACGCTGCGTTTGGTGGCGGATTATAGTCAGGGTCGAGTGTTAGATTTTGGTGGGGGTATTGGCACTCACGCCATTGGTGCTGCTCTTTGTCCTCAAGTTGAGCAAGTAATTTATTGCGATATTAATCCTATTAATCGTGATTTTGTGAAGTATAGAGCCGAAAAGTTGGGTTTAAATGAAAAGATAACTTTCTGTCTTGAAGTCCCGCCACAAGAAAATTTTGACACCATCATATCTTTTGATGTTTTAGAACATTTACCAGACCCCAGTTTGCAATTAATCAACTTTTACGAAATTCTGAACAACGAAGGAAAGATTATACTCAACTGGTGTTTCTTTAAGGGTTTTAATCAAGAGTATCCCTTTCATATAGATGACCATCAAGTAATAGAGCAATTTTTTAAAATTCTGCAAACCAAATACTTAGAATTGTTTCAGCCTTATAATATTACTGCTCGATGTTATCGTAAATGGAGATAA
- a CDS encoding type 1 glutamine amidotransferase: MNSPQLELTIGWLYPTLMSTYGDRGNVITIERRAQWRGYTVKVLPLDQNSTADDIKSVDVIVGGGAQDRQQEIVMRDLQGAKADAMREKIDNGTPGVFTCGSPQLLGHYYEPAFGQRIEGLGILDLVSIHPGENTKRCIGNLVIEVTASRLAKDLEEMTGSKAYLVGFENHGGRTKLGKVEALGKVVYGLGNNGEDGTEGSFYQNAIATYSHGPLLPKNPFVADWLIQTALRLKYQQAITLQALDDSLAMQAREAMFKKLQVNPPRPSAVAKV; this comes from the coding sequence ATGAATTCTCCACAATTAGAATTAACTATCGGTTGGCTATATCCTACATTGATGAGTACCTATGGCGATCGCGGTAATGTAATTACTATCGAACGTCGCGCCCAATGGCGGGGATATACGGTGAAAGTATTGCCTTTAGACCAAAACTCCACAGCAGATGATATTAAGTCTGTAGATGTGATAGTTGGTGGTGGCGCACAAGACAGACAGCAAGAAATTGTCATGCGCGATTTGCAAGGCGCGAAAGCTGACGCGATGCGTGAGAAAATCGACAATGGCACACCAGGAGTGTTTACTTGTGGTTCACCCCAATTATTAGGACACTATTACGAACCAGCATTTGGACAGCGTATTGAAGGTTTAGGAATACTTGATTTAGTTTCTATCCATCCTGGTGAAAATACTAAGCGTTGTATCGGTAACTTAGTTATAGAAGTTACAGCTAGTCGTCTGGCTAAAGATTTAGAAGAAATGACGGGAAGCAAAGCCTACTTAGTGGGTTTTGAAAATCACGGTGGACGCACTAAGTTAGGTAAGGTAGAAGCTTTAGGAAAAGTGGTTTACGGCTTAGGCAATAATGGTGAAGATGGTACAGAAGGCTCATTTTATCAGAATGCCATAGCAACCTATTCCCACGGGCCATTATTACCCAAAAACCCCTTTGTGGCTGACTGGTTAATTCAAACAGCGTTGCGGTTAAAGTATCAGCAGGCAATTACTTTACAAGCTTTAGATGATAGTTTGGCTATGCAGGCACGGGAAGCTATGTTTAAAAAGTTACAAGTCAACCCACCAAGACCATCTGCGGTAGCTAAAGTCTAA
- a CDS encoding RNA-guided endonuclease InsQ/TnpB family protein: protein MLHKVVQVRLYPSIEQKVQLAQAFGCSRWWWNYALNKSIETYKETGKGLTRAALNALLPNLKKAEDTCWLADCYSQVLQATTLNLTTAYKNFFEKRAGFPKFKSKHGKQSIQYPQNVKIVDGESSPVRAASRREGGFPSVGNWRSRSVSEGFTRKGNIKLPGNIGIVKAKIHRPIEGKIKTVTVSKTPSGKYLASILTEVEGVSTPLNTSEKPAITEGKIYGIDLGLKHFAVVSDGEKISKYDNPKHLAKHEKNLKRKQKKLARKVKGSNSRNRYRKVVAKVYERVSNSRQDFLHKLSYKLVSDSQAVIVENLHLLGMVRNHKLAKSISDAGWGMFTNFLAYKLERKGGKLVEIDRWFPSSKLCSNCFYQIGEMPLDVREWTCPSCGTHHDRDGNAAINIRAEGIRMIKAEGSAVSAVGGEVSPKLGRKSKFGHSPVITEADTVLGTPSQCG, encoded by the coding sequence GTGTTGCACAAGGTTGTACAAGTTCGTTTATACCCATCAATTGAGCAGAAAGTTCAGTTAGCTCAAGCTTTTGGTTGCTCTCGTTGGTGGTGGAATTACGCTCTAAATAAATCAATTGAGACTTATAAAGAAACGGGCAAAGGACTTACACGTGCAGCACTCAACGCACTACTTCCTAATCTCAAAAAAGCAGAAGATACTTGTTGGTTAGCTGACTGTTATAGCCAAGTTTTACAAGCTACAACACTGAATCTAACCACAGCGTACAAGAACTTTTTTGAGAAACGTGCTGGCTTTCCTAAGTTCAAATCCAAGCATGGCAAGCAGTCAATTCAGTATCCTCAAAACGTCAAAATTGTAGATGGTGAGTCCAGTCCTGTTCGCGCAGCGTCCCGTAGGGAAGGAGGGTTTCCCTCCGTAGGGAACTGGCGCTCGCGTAGCGTATCCGAAGGATTCACCCGTAAGGGCAATATCAAACTTCCAGGAAATATTGGAATAGTCAAAGCCAAAATACATAGACCGATTGAAGGGAAAATAAAGACTGTCACTGTTAGTAAAACACCATCAGGTAAATACTTGGCATCTATCCTGACTGAAGTAGAGGGTGTTTCGACTCCGCTCAACACAAGTGAAAAGCCTGCTATTACGGAGGGGAAGATTTACGGTATTGATTTAGGGCTAAAACATTTCGCTGTTGTGTCTGACGGTGAAAAGATTTCTAAATACGATAATCCTAAACACCTTGCCAAGCATGAGAAAAACCTCAAGCGTAAACAAAAGAAGTTAGCCCGTAAAGTAAAAGGGAGTAATTCAAGAAATAGATATAGAAAAGTTGTTGCCAAAGTGTACGAGCGAGTTAGTAATTCGCGGCAAGATTTTCTACATAAACTTAGTTATAAGTTGGTCAGCGATAGCCAAGCTGTCATAGTAGAGAATCTTCACCTTCTGGGCATGGTACGCAATCATAAATTGGCGAAGTCAATATCTGATGCAGGATGGGGAATGTTCACCAACTTTTTAGCCTACAAGCTAGAACGCAAGGGTGGAAAGTTAGTTGAGATTGATAGGTGGTTTCCTAGTTCCAAACTCTGCTCTAATTGTTTCTACCAAATTGGTGAGATGCCGTTGGATGTCCGTGAATGGACTTGTCCTAGTTGTGGCACTCATCATGACAGGGATGGAAACGCAGCTATAAATATTAGAGCCGAAGGCATCAGAATGATAAAGGCGGAAGGTTCAGCCGTCTCTGCTGTAGGAGGGGAGGTAAGTCCTAAGCTTGGGCGAAAGTCTAAGTTTGGGCATTCCCCCGTGATTACAGAAGCCGACACTGTACTTGGTACTCCAAGTCAGTGTGGGTAG
- a CDS encoding ABC transporter substrate-binding protein, whose product MISIIFLSRIIQHFNLATRYLLIALTLTMCLILSACQSTIQAQSSIINLTLWHGINPPSNRDVFQQLVDKFNQTHPDIHIESLYAGQLEQQIPKVLTAVVGNVPPDILFFNPQITGQLVDLAAIRPLEEWLDKSPLKAEIIPNCFGEMELDGHIWSVPLFAGNVGIFYRPDLFKAAGITELPRTWEELRQVAKKLTIDRNGDRIPDQYGMLMPLGKGEWTVFTWFPFLLSSDGTIVENNHPSLINPGAIAALQFWQNLIQDGSAKLSAPERGYEEDDFVAGRVAMQLTGPWTSIMKSQVDFDVLPIPINLHPASVLASGNMFVMKTTPQKEQAAWKFLEYILSEQFQTEWSIGSGFLPVNLKSIQSPAYQEAIRQKPALQVFLEQMAVSGSRPIISGYSRLSESLGRAIEATMLGASPESALKKAQAHLDLF is encoded by the coding sequence ATGATAAGTATTATTTTTTTATCCAGAATAATTCAACATTTTAACTTAGCTACACGCTATTTATTAATAGCATTAACTCTGACTATGTGTCTGATATTATCAGCTTGCCAATCAACAATACAGGCACAATCAAGTATTATCAATCTTACCCTTTGGCATGGGATTAATCCCCCCAGTAATCGAGATGTATTTCAACAACTAGTAGACAAATTTAATCAAACTCATCCAGATATCCACATAGAATCTCTCTATGCAGGTCAGCTTGAACAACAAATACCCAAAGTTTTAACCGCAGTTGTGGGTAATGTACCACCAGATATTTTGTTTTTCAACCCGCAAATCACTGGTCAATTGGTAGACTTGGCAGCTATTCGACCTTTGGAAGAATGGCTAGATAAATCTCCCCTCAAGGCAGAAATTATTCCTAATTGCTTTGGGGAAATGGAGTTAGATGGTCATATTTGGTCAGTCCCTCTTTTTGCTGGGAATGTGGGGATTTTTTATAGACCGGATTTATTTAAAGCGGCGGGAATTACCGAATTACCCAGGACTTGGGAAGAACTCAGACAAGTTGCTAAAAAACTCACCATAGACCGTAATGGCGATCGCATTCCCGATCAGTATGGTATGCTCATGCCCTTGGGTAAAGGGGAATGGACGGTTTTTACATGGTTTCCCTTCTTATTGAGTAGTGATGGGACAATAGTAGAAAATAATCATCCTAGTTTAATCAATCCAGGGGCGATCGCTGCTTTACAATTTTGGCAAAACCTCATTCAAGACGGTTCAGCCAAGTTATCTGCACCAGAACGGGGATACGAAGAAGATGATTTTGTGGCTGGTCGTGTGGCGATGCAGCTAACAGGGCCTTGGACATCTATTATGAAAAGTCAAGTTGATTTTGATGTCCTACCAATTCCTATTAACCTTCATCCTGCCAGTGTCCTCGCCAGTGGCAATATGTTTGTGATGAAAACCACACCACAAAAAGAACAAGCAGCTTGGAAGTTTTTAGAATACATTCTCAGTGAGCAATTCCAAACAGAGTGGAGTATTGGTTCAGGTTTTTTGCCAGTAAATTTAAAATCTATTCAAAGCCCAGCTTATCAAGAAGCTATCCGACAAAAACCGGCGCTGCAAGTTTTTCTGGAGCAAATGGCTGTATCTGGTTCCCGTCC